The nucleotide window GATCTTGCTGGTGGATTTTACTCCAAGACATTAGATCAAATTCTAGCTTCAATTCCAACTATTCTTTCAGGATTTGAAGATGGTGTCAAGGTCAATTCTTATAACAGAAAATTACGCAAATTTTCTGTACTGATTATCAATTGCAAGTTGTAAACTCATTTCTGCTTCCTCTTTGACATCACAGAGATTGTATGACCTAGGGGCCAGGAATTTCTGGGTTCATAATACAGGTCCATTGGGGTGCTTAGGTCAGAATATAGCCAAATTTGGAACTGATGTATCAAAGTTGGATGAGCTTGGATGTGTTAGCTCACATAATCAAGCTGCAAAACTTTTGAACCTGCAGCTTTACGCCCTCTGCAAGAAGCTTCAGGGCCAGTATTCAGATGCAAATATCACTCATGTTGATATTTTTTCCATCAAGTCTAATCTGATAGCAAATTATTCCCGAAATGGTAAGTTACTAAGTTTCTTTACTCGCAAATGTCAAAAAGAAGATTGTATTATGCAATTTCTTTGTGATTATTGAATTCATGAGACATAAAGTGAAATTGTTCCACCAAATATCATATGAACTTTATTGAGAAGAACTGCAGTGCGCCCACTGTGTTCTTCATCTGGAAGGCCATGAGTGGAGGAGTGATGGTGCCTTTGCTTTCTTGATTTGGCTAAACCAACTTTAGAACTTCCTCTGATAAACACAGCTGAGAATCATACTTTTGCCATCATGATAACTTGTTTATACTTCAACTAAGAGGAAACTAAAGCAGGAAGAGAATTTCCACAAACTGCACTTTCATTAAGTTGTAGAAGAAAAGAATTAATATAACACTTGGTACTTTGCATTTACACCTTGCAGGATTTGAGCAGCCACTAATGGCTTGCTGTGGATATGGAGGACCTCCACTCAACTATGACAGCAGGATTGCCTGTGGTCAGACAAAGGTGTTGGATGGAAACAATGTCACTGCCAAAGCATGCAATGACAGTAGTGAATATATCAATTGGGATGGAATTCACTACACAGAAACTGCAAACCAGTTTGTCGCCTCACAAATTCTCACTGGAAAATACTCTGATCCACCCTTCGCTGACAAGATGCCTTTCCTTCTCAAACTGAAGTTCTGAGGAAATAACATGCTTATCATTGTTTTATTCTCTGTatacttaaatattttaatttactaaAGAAATTCAATActttcatggattcttgaaaATATAGAACTTATGGATCGTGTCATGATGGATACCACTAAAAATAACCCTTTACATTATCAGCGGTGCAACAGGAAAGTTTTATCTACttcttataaaaagaaatggtaGTATCCGTTATGTTAGGGGAGGTCCAAATCttcatatttatcctttttaaaTATCTCATGAATCAGTCATTTCCGAATGGACCATTTTGTACACGATAATATACATGCTTACTCAAATGTAACTTTCCAGAATCAGACAGTTCACTTCTTTGAAACATATGCATAGTATTGAGCCATAGGAACAACGAAAGCAATCACTAACAGCCCACCAACCACAAGTGTGAATTGTCCTCTTTTCTCATCAGTTTCCTCTCTGGATTTAAAGTTGGACTCTCTTTTGTTATCCTTGAGTTGGGGGCCACCAGGGTCAGGAAGGCCATCAATGGCTGCAACGAGACGTCTGGCAGTGCTGAAAACTGCTTCATTGTACTTCTCTTCAGTAGCCAAGACTACAAATATTGAAACCAATAGCCCCACCATCAATCAAGAGCATTAGTGTACTTTC belongs to Solanum stenotomum isolate F172 chromosome 1, ASM1918654v1, whole genome shotgun sequence and includes:
- the LOC125866531 gene encoding GDSL esterase/lipase At1g54790, with amino-acid sequence MASSTTCVLHILALFFFCLPLANTIDFNYPAIFNFGDSNSDTGGLVAGVGDRLEPPNGQTYFKNPSGRFCDGRLIIDFLMDAMDLPFLNSYLDSVAAPSFRKGANFAAAGSTILPATASSVSPFSFGIQVAQFFRFKNRVSEIQAKTRKYDKYVPAQDFFQKGLYMFDIGQNDLAGGFYSKTLDQILASIPTILSGFEDGVKRLYDLGARNFWVHNTGPLGCLGQNIAKFGTDVSKLDELGCVSSHNQAAKLLNLQLYALCKKLQGQYSDANITHVDIFSIKSNLIANYSRNGFEQPLMACCGYGGPPLNYDSRIACGQTKVLDGNNVTAKACNDSSEYINWDGIHYTETANQFVASQILTGKYSDPPFADKMPFLLKLKF